A region of Carassius auratus strain Wakin unplaced genomic scaffold, ASM336829v1 scaf_tig00023173, whole genome shotgun sequence DNA encodes the following proteins:
- the LOC113077687 gene encoding ATM interactor-like isoform X2, with protein sequence MAASTVNSNSRHKRQTCIEKLPLQDREIIKPSITELTKEVRTNILCTVEGCGKILPNTPALNMHLVKSHRIKEGLVNPTIRKDIKESQKLYCCPIEGCPRGPNRPFSQFSLVKQMHAEKKHKCLKCSNGYSTEWDLRRHVEDCGRTYSCTCGCPYASRAALLSHIYRTGHEVPKEHRYPPVKKRKMEILSSSTTNFMPDELINEIPDCKKKISEGAVPTKFISGTSATAKHNTNHPKHTQKLLLPKPKVALVNVPVMQFTHLPVLLPSVESSALRSLVLSVDAQGSVSTVRILSPSVSTLVPDLNNKAFKEAFPVHTSGQETISTGVQVNLESQASVGDPMCFGSRNKSTSTNIQTDISYLNKGMDAGPLTVSPCCEASVSSCSQTDISVSAQIQLPVNVQTQTLPSQIKATFSIGAQTDVFSFSSINVTRETQTSCSAAPVDESQMDQEMCTNLFDTDTLSVSTQTAEADAHFRTSGSEDPLTSTGAGLFEDKTAASMCFGAQTDILHQNTVADNQTQTMILFRDLENILSDSMTGVASSCSSGLVGTHEPHHTGIDFDFEEFLNATHIQTQTEESGLNSLNTETTLELLDIETQTDFLLYDNLGNGHNSDVGTRVQPSDLELEMFDTQTQTDLNFLLDTGGHMPLGSILRQSSFSMSTDSSDTETQTDVRPDPLSLPCSHDGQVRLSTAETQTISSSFQSLGHLFHTSNETQTAVDDFLSADLAWNMESHFSSVETQTCEELISLFQHNEKSKS encoded by the exons ATGGCTGCTTCAACAGTCAACAGTAATAGCCGTCACAAAAGGCAAACATGCATCGAGAAGCTGCCTTTACAAGACAGAGAGATTATTAAACCCTCCATAACCGAGCTCACCAAAGAAGTGCGGACCAACATCCTCTGTACGGTGGAAGGATGTGGGAAGATTCTGCCTAACACTCCAGCACTCAACATGCATCTGGTCAAGTCCCACAGAATCAAG GAGGGGCTGGTCAACCCTACAATTAGAAAGGACATTAAAGAATCACAAAAGCTCTACTGTTGCCCAATAGAAGGTTGTCCAAGAGGACCAAACAGACCCTTTTCTCAGTTTTCACTAGTTAAACAG ATGCATGCAGAAAAGAAGCACAAGTGTTTGAAGTGCAGTAATGGCTACAGCACTGAGTGGGACCTGCGGAGACATGTTGAGGATTGTGGGAGGACATACAGCTGTACATGTGGTTGTCCTTATGCCAGCAGAGCAGCACTGCTGTCTCATATCTACAGAACAGGCCATGAGGTTCCCAAAGAGCACAG GTATCCACCAGTGAAGAAGAGGAAAATGGAAATATTGTCAAGCAGTACAACAAATTTTATGCCTGATGAACTAATAAATGAAATTCCAgactgtaagaaaaaaatcagCGAAGGAGCAGTCCCTACCAAATTCATCTCTGGAACCTCGGCCACAGCAAAACACAACACTAACCACCCCAAACACACCCAGAAGCTCCTTCTCCCAAAGCCCAAAGTGGCCCTTGTCAATGTTCCTGTTATGCAGTTCACCCACCTGCCTGTTCTCCTACCCTCTGTGGAAAGTAGTGCCTTGAGGTCATTGGTCTTGTCTGTGGATGCACAAGGGTCCGTAAGCACTGTGCGTATTTTGTCACCGTCGGTCAGCACATTGGTGCCTGATCTGAACAATAAGGCTTTCAAAGAGGCCTTTCCTGTACATACATCAGGCCAGGAAACAATTAGCACAGGGGTACAGGTCAATCTTGAGAGTCAAGCCTCTGTGGGAGATCCAATGTGTTTTGGATCCAGAAACAAAAGCACTTCAACAAACATTCAAACTGACATATCATACCTCAACAAAGGGATGGATGCTGGACCATTAACTGTCTCCCCCTGCTGTGAGGCCTCAGTGTCCTCTTGCTCTCAGACAGACATCAGTGTAAGCGCTCAGATTCAGTTGCCTGTTAATGTGCAAACCCAGACCCTACCCTCACAAATCAAAGCCACATTTTCCATTGGAGCACAGACAGATGTTTTCAGTTTCTCTTCCATTAATGTGACCCGGGAAACACAAACAAGCTGTTCTGCAGCCCCAGTGGATGAAAGCCAAATGGACCAAGAAATGTGCACAAATCTATTTGATACTGATACTCTCAGTGTCTCCACTCAGACTGCAGAGGCTGATGCACATTTCAGAACCAGTGGTTCAGAAGATCCTCTGACCAGCACTGGTGCTGGGCTTTTTGAGGACAAGACTGCTGCATCCATGTGTTTTGGGGCCCAGACTGATATTTTGCACCAAAACACAGTAGCAGACAACCAGACTCAGACCATGATACTTTTCCGTGACCTTGAGAATATTCTTTCTGACAGCATGACTGGGGTGGCTTCGAGCTGTTCTTCAGGTTTAGTTGGTACGCATGAACCGCATCACACTGGCATTGACTTTGACTTTGAAGAGTTCCTTAATGCGACACACATTCAGACTCAGACAGAAGAAAGTGGTTTAAACAGTCTGAACACAGAGACAACTTTGGAACTCCTAGACATTGAGACACAGACTGACTTCCTGCTCTATGACAACCTTGGTAATGGGCACAACAGTGATGTTGGAACAAGGGTGCAACCAAGTGATCTGGAGCTTGAGATGTTTGACACTCAGACCCAGACAGACCTTAACTTCTTGCTAGACACGGGTGGGCACATGCCCCTTGGCAGTATCCTCAGACAGTCTAGTTTCAGCATGAGCACAGATTCCTcagacacagaaacacaaaccGATGTCAGGCCTGATCCACTTTCTCTGCCTTGCTCCCATGATGGGCAGGTGAGGCTCAGCACTGCTGAAACCCAGACCATCTCCAGTTCCTTTCAGAGCCTTGGCCACCTCTTCCACACTAGCAACGAGACCCAAACAGCAGTGGATGACTTCCTTTCAGCAGACTTGGCCTGGAACATGGAGTCTCACTTTAGCTCAGTGGAAACTCAAACATGTGAGGAGCTCATCTCACTATTTCAACACAATGAGAAATCCAAAAGCTAA
- the LOC113077687 gene encoding ATM interactor-like isoform X1: protein MAASTVNSNSRHKRQTCIEKLPLQDREIIKPSITELTKEVRTNILCTVEGCGKILPNTPALNMHLVKSHRIKEGLVNPTIRKDIKESQKLYCCPIEGCPRGPNRPFSQFSLVKQHFMKMHAEKKHKCLKCSNGYSTEWDLRRHVEDCGRTYSCTCGCPYASRAALLSHIYRTGHEVPKEHRYPPVKKRKMEILSSSTTNFMPDELINEIPDCKKKISEGAVPTKFISGTSATAKHNTNHPKHTQKLLLPKPKVALVNVPVMQFTHLPVLLPSVESSALRSLVLSVDAQGSVSTVRILSPSVSTLVPDLNNKAFKEAFPVHTSGQETISTGVQVNLESQASVGDPMCFGSRNKSTSTNIQTDISYLNKGMDAGPLTVSPCCEASVSSCSQTDISVSAQIQLPVNVQTQTLPSQIKATFSIGAQTDVFSFSSINVTRETQTSCSAAPVDESQMDQEMCTNLFDTDTLSVSTQTAEADAHFRTSGSEDPLTSTGAGLFEDKTAASMCFGAQTDILHQNTVADNQTQTMILFRDLENILSDSMTGVASSCSSGLVGTHEPHHTGIDFDFEEFLNATHIQTQTEESGLNSLNTETTLELLDIETQTDFLLYDNLGNGHNSDVGTRVQPSDLELEMFDTQTQTDLNFLLDTGGHMPLGSILRQSSFSMSTDSSDTETQTDVRPDPLSLPCSHDGQVRLSTAETQTISSSFQSLGHLFHTSNETQTAVDDFLSADLAWNMESHFSSVETQTCEELISLFQHNEKSKS, encoded by the exons ATGGCTGCTTCAACAGTCAACAGTAATAGCCGTCACAAAAGGCAAACATGCATCGAGAAGCTGCCTTTACAAGACAGAGAGATTATTAAACCCTCCATAACCGAGCTCACCAAAGAAGTGCGGACCAACATCCTCTGTACGGTGGAAGGATGTGGGAAGATTCTGCCTAACACTCCAGCACTCAACATGCATCTGGTCAAGTCCCACAGAATCAAG GAGGGGCTGGTCAACCCTACAATTAGAAAGGACATTAAAGAATCACAAAAGCTCTACTGTTGCCCAATAGAAGGTTGTCCAAGAGGACCAAACAGACCCTTTTCTCAGTTTTCACTAGTTAAACAG CACTTTATGAAGATGCATGCAGAAAAGAAGCACAAGTGTTTGAAGTGCAGTAATGGCTACAGCACTGAGTGGGACCTGCGGAGACATGTTGAGGATTGTGGGAGGACATACAGCTGTACATGTGGTTGTCCTTATGCCAGCAGAGCAGCACTGCTGTCTCATATCTACAGAACAGGCCATGAGGTTCCCAAAGAGCACAG GTATCCACCAGTGAAGAAGAGGAAAATGGAAATATTGTCAAGCAGTACAACAAATTTTATGCCTGATGAACTAATAAATGAAATTCCAgactgtaagaaaaaaatcagCGAAGGAGCAGTCCCTACCAAATTCATCTCTGGAACCTCGGCCACAGCAAAACACAACACTAACCACCCCAAACACACCCAGAAGCTCCTTCTCCCAAAGCCCAAAGTGGCCCTTGTCAATGTTCCTGTTATGCAGTTCACCCACCTGCCTGTTCTCCTACCCTCTGTGGAAAGTAGTGCCTTGAGGTCATTGGTCTTGTCTGTGGATGCACAAGGGTCCGTAAGCACTGTGCGTATTTTGTCACCGTCGGTCAGCACATTGGTGCCTGATCTGAACAATAAGGCTTTCAAAGAGGCCTTTCCTGTACATACATCAGGCCAGGAAACAATTAGCACAGGGGTACAGGTCAATCTTGAGAGTCAAGCCTCTGTGGGAGATCCAATGTGTTTTGGATCCAGAAACAAAAGCACTTCAACAAACATTCAAACTGACATATCATACCTCAACAAAGGGATGGATGCTGGACCATTAACTGTCTCCCCCTGCTGTGAGGCCTCAGTGTCCTCTTGCTCTCAGACAGACATCAGTGTAAGCGCTCAGATTCAGTTGCCTGTTAATGTGCAAACCCAGACCCTACCCTCACAAATCAAAGCCACATTTTCCATTGGAGCACAGACAGATGTTTTCAGTTTCTCTTCCATTAATGTGACCCGGGAAACACAAACAAGCTGTTCTGCAGCCCCAGTGGATGAAAGCCAAATGGACCAAGAAATGTGCACAAATCTATTTGATACTGATACTCTCAGTGTCTCCACTCAGACTGCAGAGGCTGATGCACATTTCAGAACCAGTGGTTCAGAAGATCCTCTGACCAGCACTGGTGCTGGGCTTTTTGAGGACAAGACTGCTGCATCCATGTGTTTTGGGGCCCAGACTGATATTTTGCACCAAAACACAGTAGCAGACAACCAGACTCAGACCATGATACTTTTCCGTGACCTTGAGAATATTCTTTCTGACAGCATGACTGGGGTGGCTTCGAGCTGTTCTTCAGGTTTAGTTGGTACGCATGAACCGCATCACACTGGCATTGACTTTGACTTTGAAGAGTTCCTTAATGCGACACACATTCAGACTCAGACAGAAGAAAGTGGTTTAAACAGTCTGAACACAGAGACAACTTTGGAACTCCTAGACATTGAGACACAGACTGACTTCCTGCTCTATGACAACCTTGGTAATGGGCACAACAGTGATGTTGGAACAAGGGTGCAACCAAGTGATCTGGAGCTTGAGATGTTTGACACTCAGACCCAGACAGACCTTAACTTCTTGCTAGACACGGGTGGGCACATGCCCCTTGGCAGTATCCTCAGACAGTCTAGTTTCAGCATGAGCACAGATTCCTcagacacagaaacacaaaccGATGTCAGGCCTGATCCACTTTCTCTGCCTTGCTCCCATGATGGGCAGGTGAGGCTCAGCACTGCTGAAACCCAGACCATCTCCAGTTCCTTTCAGAGCCTTGGCCACCTCTTCCACACTAGCAACGAGACCCAAACAGCAGTGGATGACTTCCTTTCAGCAGACTTGGCCTGGAACATGGAGTCTCACTTTAGCTCAGTGGAAACTCAAACATGTGAGGAGCTCATCTCACTATTTCAACACAATGAGAAATCCAAAAGCTAA